The following proteins come from a genomic window of Thiothrix unzii:
- the gatA gene encoding Asp-tRNA(Asn)/Glu-tRNA(Gln) amidotransferase subunit GatA, with amino-acid sequence MHTLSLKELRDGIHSGQFSVMEATDAYLNRIGRFNPELNAYITVTAETAQAQAVAIDNRIRQGELSGAMAGVPYALKDLFCSQDVRTTCASNMLSNFIAPYDAHVAAKLKAAGGVLLGKNNMDEFAMGSSNETSAFGNVRNPWDTDKVPGGSSGGGAATIAARLAPMTLGTDTGGSIRQPASFCNITGIKPTYGRISRYGMIAFASSLDQCGPMAASAEDCAITLNVISGLDERDSTSVDRAVPDYTATLNDSIAGLRIGLPKEFFAEGLNPQVAEVIEKAVKEFEAKGAIIKEVTLPNSHLAVPVYYVVAPAECSSNLARFDGVRFGHRCSNPQDLKDLYERSRWEGFGAEVKRRIMIGTYALSSGYYDAYYLKAQKIRRLIQQDFVEAFNEVDVIMGPSCPTTAFGIGAKTDDPISMYLEDLYTIPVSLAGLPGMTFPVGFAADGLPVGIQLVGNYFEEARMLNIAHQYQQWTGWHKQLPTAFA; translated from the coding sequence ATTCATACCCTATCGCTGAAGGAACTTCGCGATGGGATTCATTCAGGGCAATTTTCTGTCATGGAAGCTACCGATGCGTATCTCAATCGTATCGGACGTTTTAACCCTGAACTTAATGCTTATATCACCGTTACGGCTGAAACCGCTCAAGCGCAAGCGGTCGCTATTGATAACCGCATTCGCCAAGGCGAGTTGAGCGGGGCAATGGCGGGCGTGCCTTACGCGTTGAAAGATTTATTTTGCTCGCAAGACGTGCGCACCACTTGCGCCTCCAATATGTTGAGCAACTTTATTGCGCCTTACGATGCTCACGTTGCTGCAAAACTCAAAGCTGCTGGCGGTGTATTGCTCGGCAAAAATAATATGGACGAGTTTGCGATGGGGTCGTCTAATGAAACCTCTGCGTTTGGCAATGTGCGTAACCCGTGGGATACCGACAAAGTACCCGGCGGCAGTTCCGGCGGCGGTGCGGCAACGATTGCGGCGCGTTTAGCCCCGATGACCTTGGGTACGGATACGGGCGGTTCGATTCGCCAACCTGCGTCATTTTGTAATATCACCGGGATTAAACCGACCTACGGGCGCATTTCGCGTTACGGCATGATTGCGTTTGCCTCCAGTTTGGATCAGTGCGGGCCAATGGCGGCATCGGCGGAAGATTGCGCGATTACTCTGAACGTAATTTCTGGCTTGGACGAGCGCGATTCCACCAGCGTTGACCGTGCAGTACCGGATTACACCGCAACCTTGAACGATTCCATCGCGGGCTTGCGCATTGGTTTGCCGAAGGAGTTCTTTGCCGAAGGTTTGAATCCGCAAGTGGCGGAAGTCATTGAAAAAGCGGTCAAAGAGTTTGAAGCCAAGGGCGCGATCATTAAAGAAGTGACCTTGCCGAATAGTCATTTAGCCGTTCCGGTGTATTACGTGGTGGCTCCGGCGGAATGTTCCTCGAACTTGGCGCGTTTCGATGGGGTGCGTTTTGGGCATCGTTGCTCTAACCCGCAAGACCTGAAAGATTTGTACGAGCGCAGTCGTTGGGAAGGTTTCGGCGCGGAAGTGAAACGCCGCATTATGATCGGGACTTACGCGCTGTCGTCGGGCTATTATGACGCTTACTATTTGAAAGCGCAGAAAATTCGCCGCTTGATCCAACAAGATTTCGTCGAAGCCTTTAACGAGGTTGATGTGATTATGGGGCCGTCTTGCCCGACCACAGCATTTGGCATTGGGGCAAAAACAGATGACCCCATTTCAATGTACCTCGAAGATTTGTACACCATTCCGGTCAGTTTGGCAGGTTTGCCGGGGATGACGTTCCCGGTCGGTTTTGCGGCGGATGGTTTGCCCGTCGGTATCCAATTGGTCGGCAATTATTTCGAGGAAGCGCGGATGTTAAACATTGCGCATCAATACCAACAATGGACAGGCTGGCACAAACAACTGCCAACCGCGTTCGCGTAA